A window of Metabacillus sp. B2-18 contains these coding sequences:
- a CDS encoding YtpI family protein, with protein sequence MPVLVVLIIFSLAFYLYYRVKAYRSNKQAEKSWISAKASIALGLFVAFFGLNQLFMFRSTLSFVVGIIFLLIGFGSAWAGYRAYKHYLPYVLKEIKEQQ encoded by the coding sequence ATGCCAGTTTTAGTTGTACTTATTATTTTTTCACTAGCTTTCTATTTGTACTATAGGGTCAAAGCATACCGATCAAATAAGCAAGCGGAGAAAAGTTGGATATCTGCGAAAGCTAGCATTGCATTAGGTCTGTTTGTTGCATTTTTTGGGCTTAATCAATTATTTATGTTTCGCTCAACCTTATCATTTGTTGTGGGAATTATTTTTCTGTTAATCGGTTTTGGCAGTGCTTGGGCAGGATACCGAGCTTACAAGCATTATCTTCCATATGTTCTAAAAGAAATAAAAGAGCAACAGTAA
- a CDS encoding CBS domain-containing protein produces the protein MATKHEQILQYITSLPVGEKISVRQIAKDINVSEGTAYRAIKEAENKGYVSTIERVGTIRIETKKKENFEKLTYAEVVNIVEGQVLGGRAGLHKTLNKFVIGAMKLDAMMRYTGAGNLLIVGNRTTAHQYALEAGAAVLITGGFDTEDSVKKLADELELPIISTSYDTFTVGAMINRAIYDQLIKKEIVQVEDILTPIDKTICLSTSDTVATWYQHNYETGHGRFPVIDQNLKVQGIVTSKDIMGNDHSTIIEKIMTKSPITVIGKTSVASAAQMMVWEGIEILPVVDQQNRLQGIISRQDVLKALQMIQRQPQIGEKLDDIVTNQFITIDDESKRSSIFRCEVTPQMTNHLGTISYGVFTTLVTESVNRYLRAQKKGDIVVENITIYFIKPVQMESVLEIHPKILEVGRKFGKIDIEAYSDGIVVGKAMMMVQLIER, from the coding sequence TTGGCTACAAAGCACGAGCAAATTTTGCAGTATATAACTTCACTGCCAGTTGGTGAAAAAATTTCTGTCAGACAAATTGCGAAGGATATAAATGTTAGCGAAGGAACAGCATATCGTGCAATTAAAGAAGCAGAGAACAAAGGATATGTTAGTACGATAGAACGTGTTGGAACGATTAGAATTGAAACAAAGAAGAAAGAGAACTTTGAGAAATTAACATATGCTGAGGTTGTTAATATTGTTGAAGGGCAAGTTTTAGGTGGACGGGCAGGTTTACATAAAACATTAAATAAATTTGTCATTGGTGCGATGAAACTTGATGCCATGATGCGATATACAGGTGCAGGGAACTTACTTATAGTCGGGAATCGTACAACTGCCCATCAATATGCGCTTGAAGCTGGTGCAGCAGTATTGATAACAGGTGGTTTTGATACAGAAGATAGCGTGAAAAAATTAGCTGATGAGCTGGAGCTGCCAATTATTTCAACAAGCTATGATACTTTTACGGTTGGTGCCATGATCAATCGAGCAATTTATGATCAGTTAATTAAGAAAGAAATCGTACAGGTGGAGGATATTCTTACACCGATTGATAAAACAATCTGTTTATCAACGTCTGATACGGTGGCAACTTGGTATCAACATAACTATGAAACCGGGCATGGTCGGTTTCCAGTGATAGATCAGAACTTAAAAGTGCAAGGAATTGTTACCTCTAAAGATATTATGGGGAACGACCATTCAACCATAATCGAAAAAATAATGACTAAAAGTCCGATTACAGTAATTGGTAAAACTTCTGTCGCATCAGCAGCACAAATGATGGTTTGGGAAGGGATCGAAATTTTGCCGGTAGTAGACCAGCAGAATAGATTGCAAGGGATTATTAGTCGTCAAGATGTTCTCAAAGCTCTTCAAATGATCCAACGTCAACCACAAATTGGTGAAAAACTTGATGACATCGTGACAAATCAATTTATAACTATTGATGATGAATCAAAACGCAGTAGTATTTTTCGATGTGAAGTAACTCCGCAAATGACAAATCACCTTGGCACCATTTCTTATGGGGTTTTTACGACACTTGTTACAGAGTCCGTTAATCGTTATCTAAGAGCACAGAAAAAAGGTGACATTGTTGTTGAAAATATCACAATATACTTTATTAAACCTGTTCAAATGGAATCAGTGCTTGAAATTCACCCGAAAATATTAGAGGTTGGTCGTAAGTTTGGAAAAATTGATATAGAAGCATATAGCGACGGTATAGTCGTAGGAAAAGCGATGATGATGGTTCAATTGATTGAGAGATAA
- a CDS encoding metal-dependent hydrolase: MEVSYHGHAVVQVAAHNKKIIIDPFITGNELTDLTADSVEADVIILTHGHNDHVGDTIEIAKKNNALVIAPYELAVYIGKNGIDIHPMNIGGAYDFDFGRVKLTQAFHGSSYQEPDGTIIYTGMPSGILLTSEGKTIYHAGDTALFTDMKMIGERNSIDLAFLPIGDNLTMGPEDAKDAALWLNAKKVVPIHYDTFPAIKQDPEKFAQSLPEGIGLPLKVGEKYEL; encoded by the coding sequence ATGGAAGTTTCATATCACGGCCATGCAGTTGTACAAGTAGCAGCACACAATAAAAAAATCATTATAGATCCATTTATTACTGGCAATGAATTAACAGATTTGACAGCTGATTCAGTTGAAGCAGATGTTATTATTCTTACACACGGTCATAATGATCATGTTGGGGACACAATAGAAATTGCCAAGAAAAATAATGCTTTAGTTATCGCCCCATACGAGCTGGCGGTTTACATAGGGAAAAATGGAATTGATATTCACCCAATGAATATTGGGGGAGCATATGATTTTGATTTTGGCAGAGTAAAACTAACACAGGCTTTTCACGGGTCAAGCTATCAAGAGCCGGATGGTACCATTATTTATACTGGTATGCCATCAGGTATTTTATTAACATCTGAAGGCAAAACAATCTATCATGCAGGTGATACTGCACTCTTTACTGATATGAAAATGATTGGAGAACGAAATTCAATAGACCTTGCATTTTTACCAATCGGAGATAATCTAACAATGGGTCCTGAAGACGCAAAGGATGCAGCTCTTTGGCTAAACGCAAAGAAAGTCGTTCCTATCCATTATGATACTTTTCCAGCAATTAAGCAGGATCCAGAAAAATTCGCTCAATCCTTACCAGAAGGCATTGGCCTGCCATTAAAAGTGGGAGAAAAATACGAGCTTTAA
- the ald gene encoding alanine dehydrogenase, giving the protein MKIGIPAELKNNENRVAMTPAGANQLIKSGHEVCIETNAGLGSGFTDEQYKDAGATIVKTAAEAWSMDMVMKVKEPLKEEFSYFRDDLILFTYLHLAAEPELTKALINQKVTSIAYETVQLSNGSLPLLTPMSEVAGRMASQIGAQLLEKPKGGKGILLAGVPGTQRGRVTIIGGGVAGTNAAKIACGLGAEVTILDTNSDRLRQLDDLFGKDVSTIMSSPLTISESVQRADLVIGAVLIPGAKAPNLVFAEDVKAMGKGSVIVDIAIDQGGIFETIDRLTTHDNPTYEKHGVLHYAVANMPGAVPRTSTLALTNVTVPYANIIATKGYQKACLEDSALLKGLNTLKGFVTYKAVAEAHGLFFKDATSLMDSRV; this is encoded by the coding sequence ATGAAAATCGGCATTCCAGCTGAATTGAAAAATAATGAAAACCGTGTAGCGATGACGCCAGCCGGAGCAAATCAGTTAATAAAATCTGGACATGAAGTTTGTATTGAAACGAATGCAGGGTTAGGATCCGGCTTTACAGATGAGCAATACAAAGATGCTGGTGCAACGATTGTGAAAACAGCTGCTGAGGCTTGGTCAATGGACATGGTAATGAAAGTGAAAGAGCCGTTAAAAGAGGAATTTTCCTATTTTCGTGATGATCTGATTTTATTTACTTATTTACATCTTGCGGCTGAACCAGAGCTTACAAAAGCTTTGATTAATCAAAAGGTAACATCGATTGCATACGAAACTGTACAGCTTTCAAATGGGTCACTTCCTCTATTAACACCAATGAGTGAAGTTGCCGGCAGAATGGCCTCGCAAATCGGTGCTCAACTATTAGAAAAGCCAAAAGGTGGTAAAGGAATTTTGCTAGCTGGAGTCCCCGGTACACAAAGAGGACGTGTGACAATTATAGGCGGTGGTGTAGCTGGTACAAATGCCGCCAAAATTGCATGTGGATTAGGGGCAGAGGTTACGATACTTGATACAAACTCGGACCGGCTAAGGCAGCTTGATGATTTATTTGGAAAAGACGTATCAACAATCATGTCTAGCCCCCTCACAATATCAGAATCAGTTCAACGAGCAGACCTAGTTATTGGGGCTGTGTTAATTCCTGGGGCAAAAGCACCAAATCTTGTTTTTGCTGAGGATGTAAAGGCAATGGGTAAGGGCTCTGTGATTGTTGATATTGCCATTGATCAAGGCGGCATTTTTGAGACAATTGACAGGTTAACGACCCATGACAATCCAACATATGAAAAACATGGTGTTCTACATTATGCTGTAGCTAATATGCCAGGGGCAGTTCCAAGAACATCCACATTGGCATTAACAAATGTCACTGTACCCTATGCAAATATAATTGCAACCAAAGGTTACCAAAAAGCTTGTTTAGAAGATTCTGCGCTGTTGAAAGGATTGAATACGTTGAAGGGATTTGTAACGTATAAAGCAGTTGCCGAGGCACATGGACTATTTTTTAAGGATGCTACTTCATTAATGGATTCACGAGTATAA
- a CDS encoding SDR family oxidoreductase — protein sequence MRHALITAGSKGLGKKVTEEFLQRGYSVTINYRKDIEAVENLKNTYSHLSDRILFVQGDVTKKEDLTNMIDLTIERFGRIDCLINNAGPYIFERKKLADYTDEEWYQMIEGNLSSVFHLFKKIIPIMRQQRYGRIITYGFQGAESSPGWLHRSAFSAAKVGLVSLTKSISIEEAEHGITANMICPGNIVGEMKEATIEQSRIMSDVESKTPIGRSGTGEDIARTVAFICDENSDMITGSIIEVTGGANVIHRFHV from the coding sequence GTGAGACATGCCCTTATTACTGCAGGATCTAAAGGGTTAGGAAAAAAGGTCACTGAAGAGTTTTTACAACGCGGGTATTCAGTAACAATTAATTATCGAAAAGACATAGAAGCAGTAGAAAACCTCAAAAATACCTATTCACATCTATCAGATCGTATTCTTTTTGTTCAAGGTGATGTTACGAAAAAAGAAGATCTCACAAACATGATTGATTTAACGATTGAACGGTTCGGTAGAATAGATTGTTTGATAAATAATGCTGGTCCATACATATTTGAAAGAAAGAAGCTTGCTGATTATACAGACGAAGAATGGTATCAAATGATAGAAGGAAATTTAAGTTCAGTCTTTCATTTGTTCAAAAAGATTATTCCGATCATGAGGCAGCAAAGATATGGAAGAATTATTACATATGGTTTTCAAGGAGCCGAATCCTCTCCGGGTTGGCTTCATCGCTCTGCTTTCAGTGCTGCAAAGGTAGGTCTTGTATCACTAACGAAATCAATAAGCATTGAAGAAGCAGAACATGGGATCACCGCTAATATGATCTGCCCAGGAAACATTGTCGGAGAAATGAAAGAAGCAACGATTGAGCAGTCTAGAATAATGAGTGATGTTGAATCGAAAACACCAATTGGCCGTTCCGGTACAGGAGAAGATATTGCAAGAACTGTTGCTTTTATATGTGATGAAAATTCGGACATGATCACAGGCTCCATTATTGAAGTTACTGGTGGAGCAAACGTAATACACCGGTTTCATGTCTGA
- the argH gene encoding argininosuccinate lyase, with protein MKKLWGGRFQKTPEQWVDEFGASIHFDQELVEEDITGSLAHVEMLGKCGIITQDEANQITKGLTSLLEKAKKNELTFSVNYEDIHLNIEKLLIDEIGPVGGKLHTGRSRNDQVATDMHLYLRKHVAMVVELIEGLQQSLIGKAEEHVETILPGYTHLQRAQPISFAHHLMAYFWMLDRDKQRFTESLKRINISPLGSAALAGTTFPIDRAYTAEKLNFDGIYENSLDGVSDRDFIIEFLSNSSLLMMHLSRFCEEIIFWCSQEFQFIELDDTYATGSSIMPQKKNPDMAELIRGKTGRVYGNLMSLLTILKGLPLAYNKDLQEDKEGMFDTVKTIEGSLQIFIGMIDTLKVNKEKMEKATSEDFSNATELADYLSTKGMPFRDAHEVVGTLVYQCIQSGIYLKDLPFEEYKKASSLFEEDLYEMINPYEAVRKRMSAGGTGFEMVKQALEKAKKTLS; from the coding sequence ATGAAAAAACTTTGGGGTGGTCGCTTCCAAAAAACCCCTGAACAATGGGTGGATGAGTTCGGCGCATCCATCCATTTTGATCAGGAATTAGTTGAGGAAGACATCACAGGTAGTCTCGCACATGTTGAAATGCTTGGTAAGTGCGGAATTATTACTCAAGACGAAGCAAACCAAATCACAAAAGGTTTAACTTCACTGTTAGAAAAAGCGAAAAAGAATGAACTAACTTTTTCTGTAAACTATGAAGATATTCATCTAAATATCGAAAAACTATTAATTGATGAGATTGGTCCTGTTGGAGGGAAATTACATACAGGAAGAAGCCGTAACGATCAAGTAGCCACTGACATGCATCTTTATTTGCGTAAACATGTTGCAATGGTTGTTGAATTAATTGAGGGCTTGCAACAATCGCTAATTGGCAAAGCTGAGGAACATGTTGAAACAATTTTACCTGGGTACACTCATCTTCAACGTGCACAACCAATCTCATTTGCCCATCATTTAATGGCCTATTTTTGGATGCTTGACCGTGATAAACAGAGATTTACTGAATCACTAAAAAGAATAAATATTTCGCCGCTTGGCAGTGCTGCACTTGCTGGAACTACCTTTCCGATTGACCGTGCATATACTGCTGAAAAGCTGAATTTCGATGGCATCTATGAAAATAGCTTGGATGGGGTAAGCGACCGCGACTTTATTATTGAATTTCTTAGCAACAGTTCATTGCTAATGATGCATTTATCACGCTTCTGTGAAGAAATTATTTTCTGGTGTTCGCAAGAATTTCAATTTATTGAACTTGATGACACTTACGCAACAGGAAGCAGTATTATGCCACAAAAGAAAAATCCTGATATGGCTGAGCTAATTAGAGGGAAAACAGGTCGAGTGTATGGAAACTTAATGTCACTTTTAACTATTTTAAAAGGACTTCCACTTGCTTATAACAAAGACCTTCAAGAAGATAAAGAAGGAATGTTTGATACCGTAAAAACGATTGAAGGAAGTCTTCAAATCTTTATCGGTATGATTGATACATTGAAAGTAAACAAAGAGAAGATGGAAAAAGCAACATCAGAAGATTTCTCTAATGCTACTGAACTTGCAGATTATTTATCAACAAAAGGTATGCCATTTAGAGACGCACATGAAGTTGTTGGGACTTTGGTTTATCAATGCATTCAATCAGGAATTTATTTAAAGGATCTGCCTTTTGAAGAATATAAAAAAGCCTCCTCTTTATTTGAAGAAGACTTATATGAAATGATCAATCCTTACGAAGCAGTAAGAAAACGTATGAGCGCTGGTGGGACTGGCTTTGAAATGGTCAAACAAGCACTGGAAAAGGCAAAGAAAACGTTAAGCTAA